In Brachyhypopomus gauderio isolate BG-103 unplaced genomic scaffold, BGAUD_0.2 sc34, whole genome shotgun sequence, the following are encoded in one genomic region:
- the LOC143485380 gene encoding uncharacterized protein LOC143485380 has translation MPQLVSEVALRDEMFHLSGELERLEAGLREKRRSGRKSARQHLDGPSNTVPPLLGRRTTPAGMRDTRDETPPSPATTRAQDPEATTVQTRRLSLPGYDGEADWVAFEAQLDAVANYENWSDAETAVQLCLVLRGPALRVLVRLPAEDRNALAPLKAALRSRFGWQPEESTAKQLLARRRRVQGEGLRVLASKLALLVHLAYPLFESEAQHQLALDFFLGAV, from the coding sequence ATGCCACaactggtgtcagaagtggctcTCCGTGACGAAATGTTCCACCTTTCCGGAGAGCTCGAACGGCTTGAAGCAGGGCTGAGGGAGAAGCGAAGGAGTGGCAGGAAATCGGCTAGACAACACCTTGACGGGCCAAGCAACACCGTACCACCGTTGCTCGGACGCAGAACGACACCCGCCGGGATGCGCGACACGCGTGACGAGACACCACCATCACCCGCCACCACACGTGCACAAGACCCGGAAGCGACGACCGTCCAGACACGCCGGCTTAGCCTGCCTGGCTATGACGGCGAAGCGGATTGGGTGGCGTTCGAGGCCCAGCTCGATGCAGTCGCCAACTACGAGAACTGGTCGGACGCGGAGACAGCGGTTCAACTGTGCCTGGTGCTACGAGGACCTGCGCTCAGGGTTCTAGTTAGGCTACCCGCGGAGGACAGGAACGCGCTGGCACCACTCAAAGCGGCACTCCGGAGCAGGTTCGGGTGGCAACCGGAAGAGTCGACGGCGAAACAGCTCTTGGCGAGGCGGCGCCGTGTTCAGGGAGAAGGTCTGAGAGTGTTGGCGTCGAAGCTGGCGCTGTTGGTTCACCTGGCCTACCCCCTGTTTGAGAGCGAGGCCCAGCACCAGTTAGCGCTAGATTTTTTTCTGGGCGCGGTGTAG